One Geitlerinema sp. PCC 9228 genomic window, GCTTCTCTACCAGTGAGATTGCTCTGATTGCGCGCCTGTTCCACCGCCTCCGAGAGTTTGTAGGGGCGCTTTTCCACCAGGCGATGTAGATAATGGCGGTAGTTGGTCAAACTGGCATGGTTTTGTAACTGTTGTAGGTGCGTAGCCTCCAGTTGTTGCAATTCCAACTCAAAAAACAGGAGCTGGTTTTCAATGCCAGCGATCGCTTCCATAACCCGGTCTAACAACTTTTTGGCTTCGCTGTTGCGGGTATCGGCGGCAAAGACGAGATAGGGATAGCTGTAAATGGCATCGGATTTCTGGGCGATCGCTTCTAAAGTTTGCAATGCCTTGGCAATTTCCTCGGGGGTCAGTTGGGCAACCCGAGAGCGGTAGGTATCGCGAAACTCTTGCGCTTGGGTTTGCAACGATTGCAAGTCGGCTTGCAGTTGCGGATCGTCAAATCCCCGATACAGATCCGATAGATTCCATTCTTGGGGTTGTTCGATGGAGCGAAGTTGGGTTGCTGTCATGAGATGAAACGCTATCTGATAGAAGTTTTGCAGAATGTTCGTTGGTTCTACCACATTGTAGGCATATCCCGTAGGGGGCCAGCCAACCAATTTCGGAAATTCCCCGATCTAGACAACTTCCAATGGTTGCGATCGCCGTTAGAATGATAGGCGGAATCCTTATCGATGCCCAAGTTCAGCATTTTCGACAGGAAGTATTCCTATGGCAAGCACCGACGAACGCAAAGCACGCATCCAGCGCCATCTCAACATGACCAGCGATCTCAAATTGGGGGAAAACTCCAATCCTAGAGAGCGCGATGCCCGCAAGACCAAAATTATGGAACACATCCGCCGTAGCAAAGGCGAATTCTAATCCTGTAGGGTGGGCCACGCCCACCCTATAAGCGCATCTAGACCCAAATAGTGGGCAACACTTAGGCATGTTCCATACAAAGGGAATAAGCTAAACAGAAACTAAGAAGCAAAATCGCGCAGCATCTTCTTCAGTTCCACCGTATGCAACTCTTCCGTACCAATCATGTTGCGGGCAAACTCTTCCAAATAAATGCTGGCCCCTTCCACCACCTCTAACAACTGCTTGTACATATCCAAAGCCTGTTGTTCGTGGTAGAGACTTTCCTGGAGAATATCTGCCACCGAATGCTGGTAACTTTCTTCAATAGGGGCCGTTTTCAAAACAGGATGCCCTTCCAACCCGGTAACAATTTCCCCCACTTGCTGGGCGTGGTTCAGCGATTCCGTCGCTTGCGCCTTGAAAAAATCCACAATGGGAATGCGATTGGGACCGGTTACCATCAGTGAATAGTGCGTGTAGCGTACCACCCCTGCCAGTTCGTACTCCATAATATTGTTCAACAGCTCGATGGCTTTTTGGGTGTCTAATTCTTTCATCAGTGAAACTCCAGTTTCTGCAATACAATCCTTTCAAATAAAGATGGGACCGGAGATTTTCCCCGACCCATCTTAACTAACGTATAATATCAGAGCGATCGGTTGCTGGTACCCACGAACACTTTGCTCTCTTTTTCCGCAGGCAAAGGTGCCGATAGTGCCTCTTCCAAACTGCTGCGCCCCAGACGTTCCTCTAAAATTGCCATCACAGTACGTCCAAAATCATTGGGGTGGCGACGCCAGGCTTCCAAACAAACTTCCCCAAAGAACGAACCCAACGGTTCCGGGTTCCACAGCAACTTCCGCGCCGTCCAAGGCATCATGCTCATGGGATTGTAATCTGGTTCCAGCATATTGTGTTGGAAAGCATATGTTTCCAAATGGGTATGCGGTTGCAAACCAATGAAGAAAATTGCCGGTTCCACCTTATCCACGCCAAAAATTTCTTCCAACGCCCGATGGTAGGCAATGGTTTGGCGAATCGTCTCGTAGGTTTCGTCAATGACATTAAACGAATAGTTCACCGATACCAAATCGTTATATCCGGCAGCCTTCAAATCGCGGCAGTTTTCTAAAACCACCCGCAGGTTGTACCCCATGCGCATTTTGCGCACCAACTCTTGGGAACCGCTGGTGATGCCAATTTCAAAATAGTTCATGCCGGTTTTTACCATTAAATCGCACAGTTCGGGGGTGAGATTATCGGCACGAATGTAGGCTGCCCAGTGAATATCGTTCATGCCAGCATCCAGGATTTTTTGCAGCAGTTCCGTGGCATCTTGGATGTAGCGGCGCGCCGGGATAAACTGGGCATCGGTAAACCAGAAATTGCGAATACCGCGGTCGTACAGCTGCCGCATTTCTGCCACCACCTCGTCGGCAGGGTTGACCCGGACTTGTTTGCCTTCGATGACGGTATAGACGCAGTAGCAGCAGTTGTGGGGGCAACCGCGTTTGGTTTGTACGCCTACGTAAAAGTCGGAGTCTTGTAGGTAGTATTGAAACCCCGACCAGATGCTGGCAATGTAATCGTAATCGCAGGCGGTTTTTTCCACGTTGGTGGGTTTTTCGTGAATCATGCGATCGCGGGGTGAGGTTTCGCCGACAATGTAGCAGCGTTCGTCCGTAAAATCTTCACCGCGTAACAATTTCTCCAGCAAGGGTTCCCCTTCCCCGACGGAGATAATGGTTCCTTTGGGCATCATATACCCCAACTGTTCGTAAAATACGCTTACAGCCCCACCGCCAACAATAGCGCGGGTTTGTGGGTGGTATCGTTGGGCGCGTTCCAACCCCCGTTTAATCAACCGCTGGTTGCGCCACAGTTCCCCGTAGTAAGCCAAGGTCATCTTCAACCCCCCCAATGCCCCGCGCAGTTTCACCAGGGGATTTTTGGCATAGTAAAATTCAAAGGCATTTTGCAGGGGATTGCCGCCGCGACCGCCTACTGGGGCATAAATTTGGATATCCCGCCAGGAAAAGACCAGCAGGGTGGGTTGAAAGTCGTCAATGGCTTCGTCCAATCCTCTGGCAAAATCCAAAGGGGGAACGGTTCCCATATCGAAAATTCGCTGGGTGACCTCGCCGAATTGTTTGCGAACATGGTCGGCAAGGTAGACAACGCCAATGGGAAAGATAGGATTGCAGGGCAAGCGGACGTATAAAATTCGCTCGGAAGCAGGATTGGTGGCAATTTTTGCGTTTTTTACAGTGGGTTCTTGCATGGGACTCATATACTCATATATCTATCGATGGTGGTTTGGCTAGGATGTTGGGTACTTTTTTTAGCCTAGCTTGCGGTGCCGTCGTGCGCCAGAAAGATTGCTTTCCCAGTCGATAGCCGGGGTTTTGCAACCAAATTGTTTCTTTTGAGCAAGATAGCGCAAATTGCTTGGGTATGCTTGCTGGGGGGAGAGGTTTCTAGCAAGGGGGTTTTGGCCTGTTTCTCAAAAATAGCGATCGCTTTTGATTTTGCCAATCCCCTGGTAAGCAAGAAAGCAATTACGGGGAGTTTCCCCTACAGACAGAAAGATTGTGGTTTCCCTAGGTTGGATTTGGTGTCACCAGATACCCCTACCAATACAACCGAATGATGCCTTGCAGAGATTTGCTAAAATGGGACGAAGCTGCCCTGGTTTGACTACTCCCCGCGCTCAAGCGACGGGGATTCCCCGAAGGGATTTGGCGAACTTCCGACAAGTGGGACTCATAGGCGAAGTCAAAGATCCCTCTATAGGTGGTCCGAAGGCTGCCTTTTACTTATTTTCGGTGTTGGCAAAAAAGCGCACTAGGAGAGCAAACGCGACGGGACGGGGTCAAAACGCTAAAATGCCCTGTAAACATGAGGTTTGGCAGCATCTGGTGCGTACATTGGTGGAATTTTGGAAAATTTTCTTAAAATTATTTAATTTGGGAAAGATTCTTTGTAAATTGGGAAGTGCTGTTTGTTTTTCCAGCAGGGAGAACCCAATTTGGCGTTTTTGTCTGAATGTGGTATATTTTGCCCTTACAGCAACGAAAATACCCACTTTTCTGCTATCGATAGCTTGAGAATTGGTGGTTTTTTTCAAGTTGGTATTCCCTTTTACAACAGTTTGGGATCGCTCCTTGCTATGGTAGAAAATAGTTCTCGTACGAATTTTTGAATTGGATTCGTTTGTTATGGCTCAGATTCTAGATCCCTTACCACCAGAAAGCAACCACCGAATTCTATGCTGTTATGTGAACGCCACCAGCGATATCCAGGTGGCTCGGATTTGTAACATTCCTAACTGGTATTTTGAGCGGGTGGTTTTCCCAGGTCAACGATTGTTTTTTGAAACTTTCTCACAAGCCCAACTGGAGATTCACACAGGTATGATGGCAACAGCGATTTTAGCAGATAAAATTCCTTGCCATGAGTTGCAGGTACATGAAGGTGATATGTACTCCCCTGAAAGCGACTTAGAAACTTCACAGTCTTCACAATCGGATGCTTCGGAAAGCTCGGCAACTGAATTTTCCCAAACGATGGCAGCATCGGTTTAGTAACTTTCAATGAACATTTAGAGCTTCGCAGAAGCAAGCAATTTTCTTAGCAAGAAAACCGTGAGAAACTAGCATAAAAAACAAGTTTGCAGGGCAATCGAGGTGTATGTACGATTGAGGGGAGCGGTTATTTGGCGATCGCTCTCCTATTGTTTTTGGAGAGAACATCAAAGCATCGCGGCATCGGAAGCAATCATCAATTCTACTTCCCCACACCACACGCCCCCACGCCCGAAAACTTCTACAGCTATAATAAAAGGTTGCACAGAAAATTGTCCGCGCGCACATGGATTTACCTTCTTTTCTCTGGTTGTGGAAAATTGCAGCTTGGTCGATGGGATTGTCAGTGACAGCGTATGGTTTGCTGGCAGTTTCCGGCGGCTGGCTGTTTTACGGGCGTCGTAACCAAACCAAACGCCCCGCTTGGCTGCGATCGCTTCATATTACCATTGGTAGCATATTAGTTGGTTTGGTGCTGTTGCTTTTGGGGATTGGTTTGGTCGGGACAATCGGTCACTACGGCAGCTTGGGGCATTCCCCCCATTTGATAGCGGGATTGTTGGTGGTGGCTTTGGTGTTGGCGTCGGCTGCCAGTGCTACCCGCATCCATCCCCAAAGACCCTGGGCACGTCAGTTACACTTGAGTATCAATTTGGTACTTTTGGTGGGATTGGCTTGGGTTTCTTGGACGGGATGGAGCGTCGTGCAAAAATATTTGCCGTGATGCCATTGTTGGTGTCGCCGATTCCATCCCAAATCAAATCAGCTGGAGCGAAGGAATCGGATGGACTTTTCCGGTTTTTGCAGTACCCATTCCTTCTATCTATTTCGTATTACTTTGTTGCTATCGTTGTACCAAAAAAACCATGAACCAGCCCAACCTTTGCGAACCCGTTGTTTTCCGAGTGTCGCCGCTGATTCGGATTACTTTATTAAGCCTGTACGTAGCGT contains:
- a CDS encoding ferritin-like domain-containing protein, coding for MKELDTQKAIELLNNIMEYELAGVVRYTHYSLMVTGPNRIPIVDFFKAQATESLNHAQQVGEIVTGLEGHPVLKTAPIEESYQHSVADILQESLYHEQQALDMYKQLLEVVEGASIYLEEFARNMIGTEELHTVELKKMLRDFAS
- a CDS encoding DUF4079 domain-containing protein encodes the protein MDLPSFLWLWKIAAWSMGLSVTAYGLLAVSGGWLFYGRRNQTKRPAWLRSLHITIGSILVGLVLLLLGIGLVGTIGHYGSLGHSPHLIAGLLVVALVLASAASATRIHPQRPWARQLHLSINLVLLVGLAWVSWTGWSVVQKYLP
- a CDS encoding DUF1830 domain-containing protein translates to MAQILDPLPPESNHRILCCYVNATSDIQVARICNIPNWYFERVVFPGQRLFFETFSQAQLEIHTGMMATAILADKIPCHELQVHEGDMYSPESDLETSQSSQSDASESSATEFSQTMAASV
- a CDS encoding photosystem II high light acclimation radical SAM protein codes for the protein MQEPTVKNAKIATNPASERILYVRLPCNPIFPIGVVYLADHVRKQFGEVTQRIFDMGTVPPLDFARGLDEAIDDFQPTLLVFSWRDIQIYAPVGGRGGNPLQNAFEFYYAKNPLVKLRGALGGLKMTLAYYGELWRNQRLIKRGLERAQRYHPQTRAIVGGGAVSVFYEQLGYMMPKGTIISVGEGEPLLEKLLRGEDFTDERCYIVGETSPRDRMIHEKPTNVEKTACDYDYIASIWSGFQYYLQDSDFYVGVQTKRGCPHNCCYCVYTVIEGKQVRVNPADEVVAEMRQLYDRGIRNFWFTDAQFIPARRYIQDATELLQKILDAGMNDIHWAAYIRADNLTPELCDLMVKTGMNYFEIGITSGSQELVRKMRMGYNLRVVLENCRDLKAAGYNDLVSVNYSFNVIDETYETIRQTIAYHRALEEIFGVDKVEPAIFFIGLQPHTHLETYAFQHNMLEPDYNPMSMMPWTARKLLWNPEPLGSFFGEVCLEAWRRHPNDFGRTVMAILEERLGRSSLEEALSAPLPAEKESKVFVGTSNRSL